Below is a genomic region from Hevea brasiliensis isolate MT/VB/25A 57/8 chromosome 3, ASM3005281v1, whole genome shotgun sequence.
GATGTCCTTTCAGAAGACTCTGCAAAGCAACACTAGAAATAGGTATGGACCTGGGCTCAAAACATCCATCCTACCCCAACCAAAGATTGACAACCCTGCTTGTCATAAAAAATATACTCATCCACTAAAACCACTGTTTCCATCTCCTCCTACATTACCATGCTTGTCATCCCCACCATCTCCATCCATATTTGTTCCGACTCTAAACAAGAATATACAATAGCTCCACATCCCTCCCCACATCCACCAAAACCTTTTACCACCACCTCTCACAAGAGACATCGGCAAATCCATAATCCACATTCCAGTTACTAGCCAAACACAAACCATCGAAAAGCTCCAAAGCTTGTTGGAGAACTCAGATATCCAAACACCGTCAATCTTCAATGGAACCCAATCCCAAACAAACCTTGGATCTCGAAAAgcaattttttgataaaattgaCCTAGCAAATAATAGGAACCTGACCCCTTTTCTTTCTGGTGAATCTTTGAGATAAGAGCCAGTCTTGAAATCCCCAAAAGTGAAATCGATAGAGATCTTTCTTGTAGACTCCATACGCACTCTTTTCAAAGCTTACCTATCTAGTGAAGGGATAGAGGATGTTGATATTGATgcgtttctttcaaaaatttccTTATCTCATAAACCATTTTTAGACTGCCGCCCTGAATGAATTGACAACACACCATCTTGAAAAAAACCCTTGACTCAAAAAAGGACAACCCTTCAATTAATAAGGGCGATCAACCTCTCCATACTGCCACCACTTACTCACATCGCACTGGGCCCTCTAAACTGGGACAAGTCTATGAAGCCAACAAACACAAACTACACAGGCCCAACCGCCTTTTTACCTACCTCTCAACATGGGCTGGAATACTGGCTCTCTCTTGATGAACAAGTGCGCATAACCATTGCATTGTTCTTAGCAAAATCCAAGACAGTAAGCCCACCTCTTTCTCCTCATGCCACTATCATAGAAGGGCTGAAATTACCTTGAACCAATTTGCCGATTGGGCAACAGAAGACTAAATAGAAGAGACTTGCAAGATCGAAAGCTCTAATAACCAATTTATTAACAATTGATGAACTTCCTTTAGAGGGAGAGGAAAACAACATACTTCTTACATATTTTTTCTTTGTCCAAGAGCAGCTAAGATTTGGATTAATTCCCTGTTTTGAATGTGTTCCACATAGATTACAGGATCTTGTATGATGGATTGCTGGCTGAAAATTAAAGATGGCATCACTAAGTAGCAAACAGGTTGGATCTCCTTAATCTAGTGTTGTTCTTGCTTTGGCAAATATGGAAGAGCAGGAATGCCTTGACTTTTGCGAAACTAGAGACTTCACCATCAATATATTATAGATGCAACAATTAAGCATCATGAAGATTATGATACAACTCAATCAATTCCTTTGATGCCCCAACATAGGTCTGATTCACAACAAGAATGGCAACCTCCTCTCAACGAAGTCATTAAGATCAATTTTGATGCAGCTGTCAATAACAAGCAAAGAATGGGAGCAGTAGCAGCCATTGTTAGAGACTTTCGAGGTAGAGTTTTAGCCTGAGGCTGTACGATCATTCTTTATATTGATGATCCTCTTGTTCTTGAAAGTCTTGCGTGTCAAGAAGCTATTTCCATTGCTAAAGACAGGGGCTTCCATAGGGTAATTATTGAAGAAGATGCCAAAAATGTCATTCAGTGCTTTAATGgggaaagtattcctcaaagtattCATGCTATAGTAGTAGACATTCAACAGCTTGCTAAAGGGTGTCAACATGTTTATTCTGGTTTGTTCCAAGATCACGTAATAGGGTGGCTCATCAATTGGCCTCTAAAGCTCTTCATGATGCATCTTTTTGGGTTAATGTTATGACCCAATCATCTTTTGTATGCAACGAACTCCATTTGGAGATTTGCAAAGTAAGTTATTCCATCTTttgacaaataaataaataaataaataaataaaaacaaaatttaatAGATTCCAACAAAGAAATTAGAAAGCCCACGTAATTAATATCTAAAGAAatcattcttaaaaaaaaaaaatttattaaaagaaatttttattggttaaataaatttatatcttTTTGTCACTACTTTTAATGTCTTTTTACATTTCtaaaaataatgataagaaattaataattgtTATGAATTTATCTCTAACAATTAAGCATCTAActattgttattaaaaatttatattatgtatttattactactaattaaataattagtaattaatatattaatttcttattaattaattttttttcataaaagtGCCATTGAGCTATAGTaggaaaaaatattttcatagaaaGTGACATGCAGCAACATTAGAGAATAAAACAtgcgctatatatatatatatatatatatatatcagtgaGGCTAtccttttttaaaatttttcatgaatctctttgaaaatttattttattttctctaaaggcCCATTTTGAATTAAAGAGATGATGCAAGGTCAATTAAACCACTTGCTTTAGCACGGTAAATTCAAAGATGATGCAAaagaaatatatttaattttttttttctctcctagttaaaattttacattttttttttacattaccTGAAAACAAAGACGAAGACATGAATGAAACAAGGAGTGGCAGGTTGCAACTTTGCTCTATACAGAATTTACAGAAAGCATAAACTACAGTAGTCTACTCAGACTGATCCTTTCTGAAGGCCGTGGATGCATCATTTTGGAGTAACAGTCTTGGCTGCTGGAACTGTTTCCTCCAATGTTTTCAACAAGCTTACGTCCCTCTTGGGTGCCTCAGCTTCCATCTGAAATCCTATAATACCCAATACAAACATTAAGTCCATTTTCATTGAGAGACACTAATGCATTGGACTAGTAGTCCGCAAATTCTCAATATGCTATCACCATTACTCCAGTTATGAGATAGTCTTAATACCAAAACTGCTTATGAGATAGCATTTTGCAACAGTCTTAAGATTTTTATACAGTAGATTGAACCATACCATTTTGTTGCATCCCATTGGAAGGAGATGATCTGTTTTCTACTTCAGTGTCGTAAGATTCTACAAACTCCTGAAAATGAACTTCCAAACTAAAGAAATCTTCACCAGCATCAAAATCAAATGCTTCTGGCAGTAAATTAGTTACATCATTGCCATCAAAACCATCATCCTCAGCATTGTTATAAAAGCTTTCCTCATCCTGATGTTGGCTGAGCCAGTAATCCCTGTACCATGTTGAAGTGGTAACCAGTTGCCACCATTCTGGGGAGAAATCCTCCACTTGACGATAGGCAGCAGGGATAAAGAGAGGGGCATCAGGGTTTAATGTCGACCTTCCTCCTGAAACTAGTGCCATCTGTCTCAATCGAGTCTTATTTTATCTTTTCAATCTGCACCACAGATTTAATTGCATCAGAAACAATTAACCATGTATTTCTTTTTCCATAAAATTAGATACCACCATGAAATCTATACCCTATGTGTTAAATTTAGAGAAAGTGTTGAATAAATTatgtattaatttatttttaatctgACTAATCAAATTAATATTGCAATCCATCTACTTATAACTaacctttaattttcttttttcccgATATGGGATATTTTATCCCAACACTATCCCTTCACAAACTACCCTTTTTAACATTACAATCACAAAGATTTACCAAGTATATGAACTAAAGCAACTTTAATATGTTAGCACACTGAAGGATAGAAGGCTACAATTTACCCATTCTACAACAGATGAACACATGA
It encodes:
- the LOC110642727 gene encoding protein EARLY RESPONSIVE TO DEHYDRATION 15; protein product: MALVSGGRSTLNPDAPLFIPAAYRQVEDFSPEWWQLVTTSTWYRDYWLSQHQDEESFYNNAEDDGFDGNDVTNLLPEAFDFDAGEDFFSLEVHFQEFVESYDTEVENRSSPSNGMQQNGFQMEAEAPKRDVSLLKTLEETVPAAKTVTPK